One window from the genome of Anaerococcus sp. Marseille-Q7828 encodes:
- a CDS encoding PTS transporter subunit EIIC, with product MNKSLNKFSDKLQIFGRSMLLGISALPAAAILNRLADGDLLNIPFLKEAAWTIFAILPLIFAVSVAGGITKDKHIASGIGAVIAFNILVRTLRPMGDTDLNSFGRAAIPTIESNIFVGIVAGLIAGISYEKFKDKTLPKGLEFFSGRRLVIIMSSFFAIITALIFSFIFPALDKAILSLGQAMGNMKAGPFLFAFLNRLLIPTGLHHIINIYIQMQLPSSLAEFASVTGEIPRFFAGDPTAGTFVSGMFPMMMFGLPGAALAMYKTAYPENKNRVKGLLLGAGFTAFLTGITEPVEFSFMFVSPLLFVMHALYTGLGTVIMNIIGSKMVGVGGSGIIDYILQFNKGTKPLLVIPVGLLIFALYYFTFKYVIEKRNIKTPGREDKTIQNVNTEIKLSEKARLVLEYIGGAENIVEFENCITRLRLKLKDPSKVNVEKLKEIGIIEVMKMSNNNVHLVVGLEVEQLANEIAPLLKDEKIVPKGTTDASQMSDLQG from the coding sequence ATGAACAAATCATTGAACAAATTTAGCGATAAGCTACAGATTTTTGGCAGATCGATGCTACTGGGTATTTCTGCTCTACCAGCAGCAGCAATACTTAATAGGCTAGCTGATGGTGACTTGTTAAATATTCCATTTTTGAAGGAAGCTGCATGGACAATATTTGCTATATTGCCACTAATATTTGCAGTATCGGTAGCAGGCGGAATAACCAAAGATAAGCACATAGCAAGCGGTATTGGTGCCGTTATTGCCTTTAATATCTTGGTTAGAACATTACGACCAATGGGAGATACAGACCTTAACTCCTTTGGCAGAGCGGCTATTCCTACCATAGAATCCAATATTTTTGTTGGTATTGTGGCAGGTCTTATAGCAGGAATTTCTTATGAGAAATTTAAGGACAAGACCCTACCAAAGGGACTAGAATTCTTCTCAGGTCGTAGACTTGTTATTATAATGAGTTCGTTTTTTGCAATTATAACAGCATTAATTTTCTCATTCATATTCCCAGCTTTAGATAAGGCTATCCTATCTTTAGGCCAAGCCATGGGCAATATGAAAGCTGGTCCATTCTTATTTGCATTTTTGAATAGACTTTTGATACCAACAGGTTTGCACCACATCATTAATATCTACATCCAAATGCAATTGCCATCAAGCCTTGCAGAATTTGCAAGTGTTACAGGTGAAATCCCAAGATTTTTCGCTGGAGACCCTACAGCTGGTACTTTTGTAAGCGGAATGTTCCCAATGATGATGTTTGGTCTTCCAGGGGCAGCTTTGGCTATGTATAAGACAGCTTACCCAGAAAATAAAAACAGAGTTAAGGGTCTACTTTTAGGGGCAGGCTTTACTGCATTTTTAACAGGAATTACAGAACCAGTTGAGTTCTCATTTATGTTTGTATCCCCACTACTATTTGTAATGCACGCCCTATACACAGGACTTGGAACAGTTATTATGAATATTATTGGATCAAAAATGGTAGGTGTTGGAGGCTCTGGTATCATTGACTACATCTTGCAATTTAACAAAGGAACCAAGCCACTTTTAGTAATACCAGTTGGATTACTTATCTTTGCCCTATACTATTTCACCTTCAAATATGTCATAGAAAAAAGAAATATAAAGACACCTGGTAGGGAAGATAAGACCATACAAAATGTAAATACTGAAATAAAACTATCTGAAAAAGCAAGACTCGTACTAGAATATATAGGCGGAGCAGAAAATATAGTTGAATTTGAGAATTGTATAACAAGACTTAGATTAAAACTAAAAGATCCATCAAAGGTAAATGTAGAAAAACTAAAAGAAATCGGCATCATCGAAGTTATGAAGATGTCAAACAACAACGTTCACCTTGTAGTTGGTCTTGAGGTTGAACAATTGGCCAATGAAATTGCACCACTATTAAAGGATGAAAAAATAGTACCGAAAGGAACAACAGATGCTAGCCAAATGTCAGACCTACAAGGTTAA
- the nagA gene encoding N-acetylglucosamine-6-phosphate deacetylase, which produces MLAKCQTYKVKKLYTGEEILENQEVSIENGIIKSIKTLEDVDNDDIMIPGFIDIHNHGGYGIDYLEDDKEKYQRLQVLQASEGITSLVATLGLSSKEKTFTAIDKLKSYIENQNDKGAKIIGIHLEGPFVSKEKGGAMDESLAIDPDLDLMGEFIEKSADNISIVTLAPELDGAMDLIEYLLDKNIIPAAGHTDAKEADMVDAFDHGLRQVTHLFNAMRGFHHRDIGIVGETLTNDYIYAEMVGCDGLSINPKAWKLAFSMKGPEKMVIATDALILKGLPNGEYEWMGKKIRFEDGFAYTNYHGENRLPGKPMTFPGSIKNIMAFTGATMEDIVTMSAVNPAKRLGLDHKKGKIKVGFDADLNIINKDFDILDTIIAGKSNLEDYEKYKF; this is translated from the coding sequence ATGCTAGCCAAATGTCAGACCTACAAGGTTAAGAAACTTTATACTGGCGAAGAAATCCTAGAAAACCAAGAAGTATCTATAGAAAATGGCATAATCAAATCTATAAAAACACTAGAAGATGTTGATAACGACGATATTATGATTCCAGGTTTCATAGATATCCATAACCACGGTGGATACGGTATTGATTACCTTGAAGATGACAAGGAAAAATACCAGAGACTACAAGTTTTGCAGGCTAGTGAGGGAATAACATCGCTCGTCGCTACCCTTGGTCTAAGTAGCAAAGAAAAAACATTTACTGCTATCGATAAGCTTAAATCCTATATAGAAAATCAAAACGATAAGGGTGCTAAAATTATAGGCATCCACCTTGAAGGTCCATTTGTAAGCAAAGAAAAAGGAGGGGCTATGGATGAGAGTCTCGCCATAGACCCTGACCTTGACCTTATGGGTGAATTTATAGAAAAATCTGCAGATAATATTTCTATTGTGACTCTAGCACCAGAGCTTGATGGAGCCATGGATCTTATAGAATATTTGCTTGATAAAAATATCATACCAGCTGCCGGCCATACCGATGCCAAGGAAGCAGACATGGTAGATGCCTTTGATCATGGTCTGCGCCAAGTGACTCACCTATTCAATGCTATGAGGGGCTTTCACCATAGGGATATAGGAATTGTAGGAGAAACTCTTACAAATGATTATATATATGCGGAAATGGTTGGCTGTGATGGCCTATCCATCAATCCAAAAGCTTGGAAACTAGCCTTTTCTATGAAGGGTCCAGAAAAAATGGTCATAGCTACAGATGCATTGATTCTAAAGGGCTTGCCAAATGGTGAGTACGAGTGGATGGGCAAAAAGATTAGATTTGAAGATGGCTTTGCCTATACCAACTACCATGGGGAAAATAGATTACCTGGAAAACCAATGACTTTTCCAGGATCGATAAAAAACATTATGGCATTTACTGGCGCGACTATGGAAGATATAGTAACCATGAGTGCTGTAAATCCAGCTAAAAGGCTTGGTCTTGACCACAAGAAAGGCAAGATTAAAGTTGGCTTTGATGCCGATCTTAATATCATAAACAAAGATTTTGATATATTAGATACTATCATAGCTGGTAAGAGCAACTTAGAAGATTACGAAAAATATAAGTTTTAA
- a CDS encoding alpha/beta hydrolase, protein MYDLKKVTIPSGETIAYRNCGSGDKVILLIHGNQCSSTIYNEFMGRYEDKASVYAVDLAGFGESTYNNPHKKMEDWAKDVKEFMDELELENAMVVGHSAGGGVGLKLATDYPDKVGELVLIASVGVKGFYLPMVDENFLPIEGKFARTYEEVAGHPSMIFVENLIKNKDKVATKQMWDASLYNLKAPNDDLYEIYMDEFFKERCFTDISVALCQFNITNEEGDGSIEKITCPTTWIHGKKDQVVPFVIGQNSAIYFLNELDFIAIDQAGHMVYNDCPEEFYGHIDEIVEK, encoded by the coding sequence TTGTACGATTTAAAGAAAGTAACAATACCATCAGGAGAAACTATAGCATATAGGAATTGTGGAAGTGGAGATAAGGTAATTTTGCTAATCCACGGCAACCAATGCTCATCTACAATTTATAATGAATTTATGGGAAGATATGAGGATAAGGCTAGTGTATATGCCGTAGACCTTGCTGGTTTTGGAGAATCTACATACAATAATCCTCACAAAAAAATGGAAGATTGGGCCAAGGATGTCAAGGAATTTATGGATGAGTTAGAATTAGAAAATGCCATGGTAGTAGGCCATTCTGCAGGAGGTGGAGTTGGACTAAAACTTGCCACAGACTATCCAGACAAAGTAGGAGAACTTGTTCTCATAGCATCTGTTGGAGTCAAAGGATTCTACTTACCAATGGTAGATGAGAATTTCCTCCCAATAGAAGGAAAATTTGCTAGAACTTATGAAGAAGTAGCAGGCCATCCATCAATGATATTTGTAGAAAATCTCATCAAAAACAAGGACAAAGTTGCAACTAAACAAATGTGGGATGCAAGCCTTTATAACCTAAAAGCACCAAACGATGATTTGTATGAAATATACATGGACGAATTTTTCAAGGAAAGATGCTTTACAGACATAAGCGTAGCTCTTTGCCAATTTAATATAACAAATGAAGAAGGAGACGGATCTATAGAAAAAATCACCTGTCCAACAACATGGATCCACGGCAAAAAAGACCAAGTTGTCCCATTTGTAATCGGCCAAAACTCTGCAATATATTTCCTAAACGAGCTAGACTTCATAGCCATAGACCAGGCAGGCCACATGGTCTACAACGACTGTCCAGAAGAATTTTACGGTCATATTGACGAGATTGTAGAAAAGTAA
- a CDS encoding acetyl-CoA hydrolase/transferase C-terminal domain-containing protein, with product MTDNKTIYDQKVKTAEEALDLIKDGDYIFSAQATAEPIEIMSNLQHLKETGVKDCVLITCLPLRDYDYFHDQEMKGILDHHAWFMSAGLRKSYQEKLVSPVPQRSTTILGKTLKRIEKENRRPVVILTVSPMDEHGYFSTSVSNVYEMDLINEGALTLVEVNPNFPRTFGDNHVHVSRVDAIVEANHPIPTAKIAPYGEVDAKIGKYIAEYIEDGSTIQLGVGNIPNAVAHELKSKKHLGIHTEMFTETMIDLIECGAVDNSQKGLLNGYSVASFTLGSQRLYDYIDNNPAVLFKSSTFTNDPYTIGLNNKFVSINAALEIDLYGQAASETVNGLPFSGTGGQSETVNGAQRSNGGKSFLAMHSTYRKKDENGNEKTYSKIVPHLAINQAVTTSRNDTNYVVTEYGVADLTGLTIGERAKALIAIAHPDFREELTKKAEELQIW from the coding sequence ATGACAGATAACAAAACAATTTATGATCAAAAAGTAAAGACGGCGGAAGAGGCTCTTGATTTAATTAAGGATGGCGACTATATTTTCTCAGCGCAAGCTACAGCAGAACCAATTGAGATTATGTCCAATCTCCAACACTTAAAGGAGACTGGAGTTAAGGATTGTGTTTTGATAACTTGCTTACCACTTAGAGATTATGATTATTTTCATGACCAAGAGATGAAGGGTATCCTTGATCACCACGCTTGGTTTATGTCAGCTGGTCTTAGAAAATCCTACCAAGAGAAACTAGTTAGCCCGGTTCCACAAAGATCTACAACCATACTTGGCAAAACTCTAAAGAGAATAGAAAAAGAAAATAGAAGACCAGTGGTTATCTTAACCGTATCTCCAATGGATGAACACGGATATTTCTCAACATCTGTTTCAAATGTCTATGAGATGGATTTGATTAATGAAGGAGCCTTGACCCTTGTTGAAGTAAACCCAAATTTCCCAAGAACATTTGGAGATAACCACGTTCACGTTTCTAGGGTCGATGCTATAGTTGAGGCAAATCATCCAATTCCAACTGCAAAAATAGCTCCTTATGGTGAAGTAGATGCTAAAATCGGTAAATATATTGCAGAATATATCGAAGATGGGTCAACAATCCAACTTGGTGTGGGCAATATCCCAAATGCAGTAGCCCACGAGCTTAAAAGTAAGAAACACTTGGGTATCCACACAGAGATGTTTACAGAAACTATGATAGATTTGATAGAATGTGGGGCTGTGGACAACTCACAAAAGGGATTGTTGAATGGATATTCTGTAGCATCATTCACCCTAGGTAGCCAAAGACTCTACGATTATATAGACAACAACCCAGCTGTGTTATTTAAATCATCTACATTTACCAACGACCCATACACAATTGGGCTAAACAACAAGTTTGTATCTATAAACGCAGCTCTTGAAATAGACCTATATGGTCAAGCAGCCTCAGAGACTGTGAACGGATTACCATTTTCTGGTACAGGTGGTCAATCAGAGACTGTAAATGGAGCCCAAAGATCAAATGGTGGCAAGTCCTTCTTGGCTATGCATTCAACATATAGAAAAAAGGATGAAAATGGAAATGAAAAGACTTACTCAAAGATAGTACCACATCTAGCAATAAACCAAGCAGTTACAACATCTAGAAACGACACCAACTATGTAGTAACAGAATATGGAGTGGCTGATTTGACAGGGCTAACCATAGGAGAAAGAGCAAAAGCTCTAATTGCCATAGCCCATCCAGACTTTAGGGAAGAATTGACTAAAAAGGCAGAAGAACTACAAATTTGGTAA
- a CDS encoding BglG family transcription antiterminator, with product MIETRLKQIFDFLTKDYDYHTSEEIADKLKLSSKTIQKEISILNTHIKDSGAFIESCTGCGYRFEINDEEKFKKFLKDDRYKHAYFVQDSVDKEARIESITRLFLYSNSYIKQQEIADTFYISLSQAQKDIAQIKVILSKYNLSLESKPYYGMKVEGEEKNIRQAIKNEVGIDPSIYENNELFNQIQEIIADIDYGPSFYMPYVNFKNLVLHIYISILRIRDNKIIEHPQELQKKIVSYEEFEIANLIVDNLNEKLDMEIPYQELVYIAMHLVAKNTITKHEKLSTEVSALAQEMIDTIYEVTKYDFRSNIDLYFSLSAHLGPLLERIKYGFDMKNPILDDIKENQVAFFIATIASNVINERYDTKLSEDEIGYIALHVMTAMGNNSDLKKDILVVCGSGNSSAQIMKSQLKAKFANQINKLELTDISKIDEYRLDDYDFIVSSINLDVQTSTPIVYVDILFKQKDIKNIECAMKGGGLEEISKIFRNSVLLKDVEIKNMDQALELLAETASPITGLDKEDIISQYKQREDLGSTALVTDVALPHILQQVDAESFSIILIPKKELAWNNDKVGLIYSLFVGKEIGDMSLYYDKLGDFLINDQAISKAKKAESTTEFMNTFIKGE from the coding sequence ATGATTGAGACTAGACTAAAGCAAATATTTGATTTTTTGACAAAAGATTATGACTACCACACATCTGAAGAAATTGCTGATAAGCTCAAGCTTAGTAGCAAGACTATACAAAAAGAGATTTCTATATTAAATACCCACATAAAAGATAGTGGCGCATTTATAGAATCATGCACAGGTTGTGGTTACAGATTTGAAATCAATGATGAAGAAAAATTTAAGAAATTCTTGAAAGACGACCGGTACAAGCACGCCTACTTTGTTCAAGATAGTGTAGACAAGGAAGCAAGGATTGAAAGTATCACACGCTTATTCTTGTATTCCAACTCATATATTAAACAACAAGAAATAGCAGATACATTTTACATTAGTCTATCTCAAGCCCAAAAAGATATTGCGCAAATTAAGGTCATTTTGAGCAAGTACAATCTAAGCCTAGAATCAAAACCCTACTATGGGATGAAAGTTGAGGGTGAAGAAAAAAACATTCGCCAAGCAATAAAAAATGAAGTTGGTATAGATCCAAGCATCTATGAAAATAATGAGCTTTTCAACCAAATTCAAGAAATAATAGCAGATATAGACTATGGACCATCATTTTATATGCCATATGTTAATTTTAAAAATCTAGTACTCCATATCTATATTTCTATACTTAGGATAAGAGATAATAAGATCATAGAACACCCACAAGAGCTTCAAAAAAAGATTGTATCCTATGAGGAATTTGAAATAGCTAATCTGATTGTAGATAACTTAAATGAGAAACTTGATATGGAAATCCCCTACCAAGAGCTAGTCTATATAGCCATGCACCTGGTAGCAAAAAACACTATCACAAAGCACGAGAAGCTATCAACAGAAGTATCGGCCCTTGCCCAAGAGATGATAGATACCATCTATGAAGTAACCAAATACGACTTTAGGTCAAATATAGACCTCTATTTTTCCCTAAGTGCCCACCTAGGACCTCTATTAGAGAGAATAAAATATGGATTTGATATGAAAAATCCAATACTTGATGATATAAAGGAAAATCAAGTTGCATTTTTCATAGCAACCATTGCATCAAATGTCATAAATGAAAGATATGACACAAAACTATCTGAAGATGAAATAGGATACATTGCCCTTCATGTAATGACAGCAATGGGTAATAATTCAGACCTAAAAAAAGATATACTAGTAGTTTGTGGCAGTGGCAATTCTAGCGCTCAAATAATGAAAAGTCAGCTTAAAGCCAAATTTGCCAATCAAATTAATAAGCTTGAGCTAACTGACATATCCAAAATCGACGAATATCGATTGGACGATTATGACTTTATCGTTTCATCAATAAACCTAGATGTTCAAACATCAACACCAATAGTATATGTCGATATACTATTTAAACAAAAAGATATCAAAAATATCGAATGTGCAATGAAAGGAGGCGGCTTAGAAGAGATAAGTAAAATCTTTAGGAATTCTGTCCTGCTTAAAGATGTTGAGATAAAAAATATGGACCAAGCCCTAGAGCTCCTAGCAGAAACGGCTAGCCCAATAACAGGTCTAGACAAGGAAGATATCATAAGTCAATACAAGCAAAGAGAAGACCTGGGATCAACTGCCCTAGTAACAGACGTAGCCTTGCCACACATACTCCAACAAGTAGATGCCGAAAGCTTTTCCATAATACTCATACCTAAAAAAGAGCTAGCTTGGAATAATGATAAAGTTGGCCTCATATATTCCTTGTTCGTTGGCAAAGAGATAGGAGATATGTCCCTATACTACGACAAACTGGGAGACTTTTTGATTAATGATCAGGCTATATCAAAGGCAAAGAAGGCAGAAAGCACGACAGAATTCATGAATACTTTTATCAAGGGGGAATAG
- a CDS encoding PTS lactose/cellobiose transporter subunit IIA, whose product MNNQEMYEIAFQIIVHAGESRSLSTEAMDAAEKYDFEKAEELLEKANEEFLACHQIQTDMLTSEANGEKNEINVIFIHAQDHLTMATMAMDNAKRLVTMYKKMKENEGK is encoded by the coding sequence ATGAATAATCAAGAAATGTATGAGATAGCCTTTCAAATCATAGTTCATGCTGGAGAATCCAGGTCGCTGTCCACAGAGGCAATGGATGCGGCAGAAAAATATGATTTTGAAAAGGCTGAAGAATTGCTTGAAAAGGCAAACGAAGAATTTTTAGCTTGTCACCAAATCCAAACGGATATGCTAACAAGCGAAGCAAACGGCGAAAAAAACGAAATAAATGTTATATTTATCCACGCCCAAGACCATCTAACAATGGCAACTATGGCAATGGATAACGCCAAGAGATTAGTAACAATGTATAAGAAAATGAAAGAAAATGAGGGTAAATAA
- a CDS encoding PTS cellobiose transporter subunit IIB: protein MQKVMLICNAGMSSSVMAKKTTQLLQEKGHDIHLDSTTIASADKVFASDEYELILVSPQIRMKFDEYSKKAEKNNKKIAQVGFDAYAPIPSGIEKMANLVLENI from the coding sequence ATGCAAAAAGTTATGTTGATTTGTAATGCTGGTATGAGTAGTTCAGTAATGGCAAAAAAAACTACTCAACTATTACAAGAAAAAGGTCACGATATCCATTTAGATTCTACAACTATAGCATCTGCTGATAAAGTTTTTGCTTCAGATGAATATGAATTGATTTTAGTAAGTCCACAAATCAGGATGAAATTTGATGAATATTCTAAAAAAGCAGAAAAAAACAACAAAAAAATAGCCCAAGTAGGTTTTGATGCCTATGCTCCAATCCCAAGCGGAATTGAAAAAATGGCAAATCTTGTTTTAGAAAACATCTAA